The DNA window TGTCCGATATCGGCTATGCGCTCCTGAACCCGCGGATCCGCGTGGCATGAGAGGGACGGGATGGAGCGGCTGAGCTGGACCGGTGGCCTCGGCCCCTGGCTGGTTCCCGTACTCGGGGCCGCACTGATTGCCCTGGCACTGGCGGCGCTGGCCCATCCGCTGGCGCTGCTGGCCGCGGGCCGAGGCGGCGGCGCCGGGCCGGAGGCCGCGCGAACCGGGCCGGGCATCGCGGTGCGGGTGACGGGCGGGCTCTTGCGGCTGTCGCTCCGGGCGGTTGCGGCGGTGCTCGTGGCATTCCTGATCGGAGGGATCCTGGCGTCGCCCGAGGCGAAGGGCATCCTGGGGCGGATCGCGACCCGGCTCTGGCCGGTCTGGCTGTCGCTGGGGGCGAGCTTCGCGCTGATCGCCCTGTTTCGGCGACGGCTCGGGCTGCTCGGCCACCTGCTGGCAAATCCCGCCGGTGCCGTCGGGCTCGGGCTGGTGGTGTTCTGGGTCTTCGTCGCGCTTTTCGCCGGTCAGATCGCGCCCTTCGACCCGGTCACCGACGTGATCGCGGGCATGAAGAACAAGCCCCCCGGCACCCCCCTGCCCGGTTCTGACGGCACGGCCTATGGCTATTATCTTCTCGGCGGCGACGCGCTTGCGCGCGATGTCTTCTCGCGCGCGGTGAGCGGCGCGCGGGTGGTGCTGGCGATTGCGCCCGCCGCGACCGTCTTCGCCTTCATGGTGGGGATCACGCTCGGGCTACCAGCCGGCTATCTCGGCGGACGCCTGGATGCGGGCCTCACCTTTCTTGCCAATCTGGTACTGGCCTTCCCGGTGATCCTGCTCTTCTTCCTGCTGGTGACGCCCGAGATCGTGGCGATGGGCGTGCCCCGCTACATGGCGGGGGTGCTGTTCCTGTTCCCGCTGATCTTCCTGACGATCCTGTGGAATGCGCGCTTCCGGACCCGGCCGCGCCTTTGCGCCGGGCTGATCGCGGCGACGCTGGCGCTGGGCGGCTGGCTTTATGCCGGACTCGCCTGGAGCGCCGATCCGCTGGGGATCCTCGCCTTGCCCCCGGGGGCGCTGATCGTCTTCGTCTCGGTGGTCTTCGTCAATGCGCCGTCGGTGTTCCGGATCATGCGCGGCCTGACGCTCGATCTGCGCGCCCGCGATTACGTGGCCGCCGCGCAAACCCGTGGCGAGGGGGCGTGGTACATCATGCTGTGGGAGATCCTGCCCAATGCGCGCGGGCCGCTCCTTGTCGATTTCTGCCTCCGGATCGGCTACACCACCATCCTGCTCGGCACGCTCGGCTTCTTCGGTCTCGGCCTGCCCCCCGAGAGCCCCGACTGGGGCACCTCGATCAATGCCGGCCGGGGTCTTCTGCAATTCGTGCCATTTCCACCCCTGGTGCCCGCCATCGCGATCATGAGCCTGGTTCTGGGCCTGAACCTGCTTGCGGACGGGCTCCGCGAGGAAAGCCTGAAGGAATGACACGATGACGAATTTTCGTCGAAAATTCGCGCCCCATACCGGGCGGATCGGCAGATGACCGAGCCGCTCCTTGTCATCGACCGGTTGTCCATCGGCTTTTCCTCGCGCAAGGGCGACATTCCCGCGGTCGAGGCTTTCTCGCTCTCGATCCGCGCTGGCGAGGCGGTCGGGCTCGTGGGCGAATCCGGCTGCGGCAAATCCACGGTCGCGCTCGGGATCCTGCGCGATCTCGGCCCGAGTGGCCGCATCACCGGCGGCACGATCCGCTTTCGCGGACGCGACCTCGGCCAGCTTCCGGCCAATGAGCTTCGCCGCATCCGCGGCAACGAAATCGCGATGGTCTACCAGGAGCCGATGGCGAGCCTCAATCCTGCGATGCGGATCGGCCGCCAGCTGATGGAGGTGCCGATGGTGCATGCCGGCGCCTCGCGCGCCGAGGCCAGGGCTTTGGCCGAGGCGATGGTCGCCGATGTCGGCCTGCCCGATCCCGCCCGCATCCTGAATGCCTATCCGCATCAGCTTTCGGGCGGCCAGCAACAGCGGATCGTGATCGCGATGGCGCTGATGTCGCGCCCGGCCCTTCTGATCCTCGACGAACCGACCACCGCGCTCGACGTGACCGTCGAGGCCGCCATCATCGATCTGATACGCGGCCTGGGCCGGAAATACGGCACCGCCCTTCTCTTCATCTCGCACAATCTCGGCCTGATATGCGAGGTCTGCGACCGGATCTGCGTCATGTATTCGGGTGAGGCCGTCGAGCACGGCCCGGTGCGGTCCGTCTTCGAGCGGATGCGTCACCCCTATTCCCAGGCGCTGTTCCGCGCGATCCCGCGGCCCGGCACTGACAAGACCTCAGAGCGGCTCGAGACCATCCCCGGCCGCTTCCTGATGCCGCAGGACCGCCCCCGCGGCTGCAATTTCGCGCCCCGCTGCGCCCATGCCATCCCCGGGCTCTGCGACGCGACCGAAATCTCCATGCGGCCAGTGCCCGACGCCACGGGCCTCCCGGGCGGCCATGAGGCGCGGTGCCTCCGTTTCGAGGAGATCGACTGGCAAAGCCGCGCGAGCGCCCCCGCAAACCCGCCCCAAGGCGAAATCGGGCCGCCGGTTCTGACCGTCACCGATTTGCGGAAATATTACGAAATCTCGTCCGGAGGCCTGTTCGGGCGCCGCCGACCTGCGCTCATCCGTGCCAACGAGAGGCTCAGTTTCGAGGCCCGCACCGCCGAGACGCTTGCCATCGTCGGCGAATCCGGGTGCGGCAAGTCCACCCTCGCCAGGGTGCTGCTCGGGCTTGAGACCGCGACCGGCGGCCAGGTGCGGCTGCACGGTCGGGACCTGCAGAACACCCCCGTACAGAAGCGCGGGGCCCGGACCGTCGCCGATCTGCAGATGGTGTTCCAGAACCCCTTCGACACGCTCAACCCCGCCCAGCGGGTCGGCCACCAGATCCTGCGCGCGCTCGAGGTCTTCGGCATCGGCAAGACCCGCCGTGCCCGCCGCGCGCGGATGTTCGAACTGCTCGAGCTGGTCGGACTGCCGCGCGACTTCGCCGAGCGGCTGCCGCGCCAGCTCTCGGGCGGACAGAAGCAGCGCGTGGGCATTGCCCGCGCCTTTGCCGGCAATGCCCGCATCGTGGTGGCCGACGAGCCGGTCTCGGCGCTCGATGTCAGCGTGCAGGCAGCGGTGGCGGATCTGCTGATGGAAATCCAGCGCAGCCAGCGGACCACCCTGATCTTCATCTCGCATGATCTCTCGATCGTGCGCTATCTCGCCGACCGGGTGATGGTGATGTATCTCGGCCATGTGGTCGAGATCGGCCTCGCCGCGCAGGTCTTCGCGCCCCCCTATCATCCTTATACCGAGGCGCTGCTCTCGGCCGTGCCGGTCGCCGATACGCGCATAGAGAAGACCCGGATCCTGCTGGAGGGAGAGCTGCCCTCGGCGCTGAACCCGCCGCCCGGTTGCCCGTTCCAGACCCGCTGCCGCTGGGCCCACAGGGTCCCGGACGATCTTTGCAAAAGAAATCTGCCGCCCATGGTCGAGCGCGCGGCCGGCCATTCCATCCTCTGCCACCTTCCGCCCGAGACGCTTGACGAGATGGAGCCGGTTTTCCGAACCGCCCCTGAATAGACGAGAGCCGCCCTCGTCGGCCAGGCGAGGGGCGTCAGGTTCCAGGCGATTGACTTCCGCCCGGCGCAGTCCAGCGACGCGCCGACCACAAGCTCCCCCGGTTGCGAAATAGCGCGCCGGAAGACCTGCCGGGGGCCGGGAAGACCTGCGCAGGCCTGCCGCCTGCAGGACAGAAGGTCCGGATTGTGGCGCAGGCGCGCCCTTTCCAGCACCCCACCGCCACGAGCGCCTCGCACCGGGGGCCGAAGCCCGCCTTGTCCGTTCGTTCCGGCGATCTGCAGCGCGAGAGAGCGGCCCGGCGATCCCGCGGGGACACGACCACTGCCCGGCCCGAAACGGAAAAAGGGCCGCACCTTTCGGCACGGCCCTTCGAAATCGGGGGAAACGCGGATCAGCGTTTCGAGAACTGGAAGCTCCGGCGGGCCTTGCGGCGGCCGTATTTCTTCCGTTCCACGACCCGGCTGTCGCGGGTCAGGAAGCCGGCCGCCTTGAGCGCGCCGCGCAGGCTCGGATCGTAAAGCTGCAGCGCCTTCGAGATGCCATGCTTGACCGCACCGGCCTGGCCCGACAGACCGCCGCCGGCAACCGTCGCCATCACGTCGAACTGGTCTTCGACACCGGCCACGGTGAAGGGCTGGCGCAGGATCATCTGCAGCACGGGACGCGCGAAATAGGCGTTGATGTCCTTGCCGTTCACGGTGACCTTGCCGGAACCCGGCTTGATCCAGACACGGGCAACCGCGTCTTTCCGCTTGCCGGTGGCGTAGGCGCGGCCAAACGAATCGCGAACGGGCTCGCGCGGCGCATTCTCGTCAGCCGAAGCGGCAGGCGTGCCGGACACGACCGACTGCAGCTCATCGAGAGATTTGATTTCTTCGGCCATCACGCGCTCCGGGTGTTCTTCGAGTTCATGGACTTGACGTCCAGCACTTCGGGATTCTGGGCCTCGTGGGGATGCTCGGCCCCGGCATAGACGCGCAGATTGGTCATCTGCTGGCGGCTCAGGCGATTGCCCGGCAGCATGCGCTTGACCGCAGCCGTCACGACGCGCTCGGGATGGGCGCCTTCGAGGATCTGCGCGGCAGTGCGGTGCTTGATGCCGCCCGGATGGCCGGTATGCCAGTAGTATTTCTTGTCGCTGCGCTTCTTGCCCGTCATCTGCACCTTGTCGGCGTTGATGACGATCACGTTGTCGCCCATGTCCATGTGAGGCGTGAAGGACGGCTTGTGCTTGCCGCGCAGACGCATGGCGATGATCGAGGCGAGACGGCCGAGAACGACGCCCTCGGCGTCGATCACGATCCATTTCTTCTCGATATCCGCCGGGGTAGCGGTAAAGGTTTTCATTGGCTCTGCCCTGTATCGGCTGAAAGATCGGCCCGGAAACGGCGGACCGCTCCGGAACTCGGATGGACGCTTTCTAAGCATTTCCGCGAGCGGGTCAAGAGCGTTGAGCCCGACTTAATTGTTGTTTTTCAGATACTTGTGAAATAGGTATCATATTACCCCAAGAACAGACGCCTCCGGAGGCCCCGGAATGCCGAACGCCGGCCGTTCCCGGCCGGCGTCGCGCCATTTGTCGTCTTGTCGTCTCGTCGTGCGCGGCTCAGGTCCGGCGGCGGCGCATCGCTCCGATCAGCCCGAGGCCCGCAGCCAGCATCGGCAGCGTGGCCGGAAGCGGAACCGGCGCCGGGTCGGTCGAAGGCAGCTCGCCCGCGAAGGGCTGCAGATGAACCTGACCGCGCAGCACGGCCGAAGCCGCGAAGACATTGCCCTCGATGGCGGTCGAATTGGTCAGCGCGGCATTGCCGGCCAGCACCGTGCCGTACACCATCCGATCAAGAGTGACCGAGGTCGCCTCGTAGAAGTTCCAGATGATGCGCTGCCCGTCGCTGGCCTGCAGGCCCAGAAGGTTGTCCTCGAACAGGATCGAAGACCCCGACACATTCAGGATCAGCGTATCGCTCGCGCCGAGGCTGAAATCGATCTGACCGATGGCGCCGCCGAAATCGGAGATGTCGAAATTGTAGACATTGAGCCCGCCGCTGGTGGCGTCGATCTTCAGCGTGTTGCCACCGCTGACGGTGGCAGTTCCGGTTGCGGCAAGCGCCGAAAGATCCTCCGAGGCCTTGTTCAGGGTGGCAACCATATCGGTCGGGAACAGCGCCTCGAAACCGGCATCGCCCTGAAGCCCGCTTTCGACCCGGACTCCGTCGAAGGTCGGCGTTTCCTTGTTGTTGATGTTCTGTCTCGTGCCCTCCGACAACGTCCCGCCGACCAGCACCTCGCCGGTCCGCTCGACACCGAACTGCACGGTATCGACCGAGACATCACCCCGGACAGCCAGGGTGGTTCCGCCGGAGCCGATGCGAATGGCGCCCGGCCCGCGCGCATCGCCTTCGACGATCACATCGGGATAGGCCGACCCCGGCATGTCGCGATTGGCGAAATCGGCCTTGCCCGAGGAGGCGACCAGATCGCCGCCGACATAGGCGCGTCCGTAATTGTCCTGGTTGGTGTCGAGATCGCCGGCCGTCACGATCGAGAATTGCGAGAGGATCTCCGATGCCGACAGCGTCGCCGCGGGCGCAGCCCCGCCAAGAGAGACCGCCAGCGCGGCCCCAAGCAGGAATTCCGTTTTCATATCAAGACGTCCCCAAAAGAAACTCATGGAAAATATTCCCGGCAACTGCCCCACCCGGACCGGTTGCCGATATCGGTCACTTTAATCGCTCCGGATCATTTGTCCAACGCCCCCTCAGCGGGAAAAACGGGACGCCATGCCTAGGCTGTGGCTGCGGCGTGGCGGATTTCTGCTCCGCAGGTGCCGCTTTCGCGTCATTTTCCCGAATTTGCTATTGATCGAATCCCAAACCTTCCATAGGTGACGCGAACGATCGGACCCGATCCCAACTTCGGATCTTCCCGGGGGGGCGCTAAGGGACCGACTGGATTCAATCTGCTGGTAAGAAGGGGCGCGCCATGACTGACGCCAACCTCTTCCGACTGGGGATCGGTCTGGAGACAGGCGCCCATGCGGAAGATCACCGCGGCCACCCGGCCGCCGACGCCACTCGCGATGTCTTTGACGTTGCGCGTGACGACCATTTCATACGCCGTGAAGGCCGGATCTTTGCCGGGACCCATCTGATCATCGAGGTCGTCGATGGCGATGGGCTGGATGACGAGGACCGGATTCAGAAGGCGTTCCGCGACTGCGTCGACGAATGCGGCGCGACGCTTCTGCACATCCACACCCACAAGTTCAGCCCCCAGGGCGTGAGCGGCGTGGCGGTGCTGGCAGAAAGCCATATCTCGGTCCACACTTGGCCCGAGATCGGCTATGGCGCCTTCGACGTCTTCATGTGCGGCGATGCCGAACCCTGGCGGGCGGTCGACGTGCTGCGTACGGCTTTCAACGCCGGCGATATCCGCGTCAAGGAGCTGCTCCGCGGCGAGGATGTGGTGGCCGCGCGCGTCGCCGCCTGACCGGCCGGTGCCAGGCATAACCAGGCCAGAATGGTCGCGCCGTCTCGCGGCGCGACATACCCCTTGACATGACAATATCCTGCAAGACTTGCGGTGGCAGCCAGCCAGGATCGGTGCGGCTGCTGCGGTTGCCGAACCGATGCGCGCAGCCCCGGCAGAGCCTTCGGACTGGCGGCGGGCGGGGCGATGCCCCTGCGATACGGCATTGACGCATATCGGTCTTCTTCTCTTCGCGGCGGTCTGCGGAACGGCCCCGGTGGCTTTCGCTCTCGCAGAGACGGGGGACCCGGCATTTCGGCCCCTGACCGAAGGGTTACGGCTTGACCCCGTCGCCGGGGCCCGGAAGGCTTGCGCCATGAAGGACGGTCCCGATATTTCCCGCAGCACCGCGCCGACCGCCACCCCGATGCGTGCCTCGATCCCGATGGCGCGCTTGGGCGAACCGGCTTTCGGGTCCGGGATCTCTGCTGCTCCGCGCCAGCCGACCGAGGCTGCGCCTATCAGGGTGCGCAAGCAGGGCCGCCACCGCCATTTCGCACTTGCCGGGAGCATGGTCGCAGGCGGGGTGCGTGTCGGGTTGGCCCGCGCCAGGGGGCATCTGCGCAGCCGCACCGGGCCGCGCAATGCCACGCCGCGCAGGATCCGGGTCTGGCATGACCTTGGCACGGGCCCCCGCGCGGTCGCGCTCCTCAAGAGCCTCGCGGCACGCGGCGGGCTGACCGCCCCGCAGCAGGATGCGGTCCCGACCGGCCGCAAGCCGGCCTTCTTCCCGAGGCCCGGCCTCGCCCTGCCCCGGACCGGTCGCGGGCGGCGCCGGATTTGCCGCGCCTGCCCCGGCCCGCGCGCGCGGTGCGCGGGCGTGCTGTGCCGCCCCGAGCGGGCGTGCCATCTGCCTCTGACCCCGGCGGGCGCGCATGCGCTCGCCGAAGCCTTTCCGACCTGAGCCCGGGGCCGGGCCTTCAAACAGACAGAAATCAAGGAGCGACGCTATGACAGACACCCTGATTCCGGGCTGGACCCTCGAACGCCTGCACAATGGCTATGGCCAGGCGCTGGAAGAGACCGAGCTGCTCTATGACAGCCGGACCGAACACCAGCGGCTGAGGGTCTTCGAAAATCCGAGCTTCGGTCGGGTGATGACGCTGGACGGCGTGGTGCAGGTGACCGAGGCCGACAATTTCATCTATCACGAGATGCTGACCCATGTGCCGATCCTCGCACATGGTGCGGCCAGGCGGGTTCTGATCGTCGGCGGCGGCGATGGCGGGATGGCGCGCGAGGTGTTGCGCCATCCCGCAGTCGAGGAGGTCACCATGGTCGAGATCGACGCCGGCGTGGTCGAGTTCTGCAAGACCTACCTGCCCGGCATCAGCCAAGGCGCCTTCGACGATCCGCGACTGAAGCTCGTGATCGATGACGGCGCCGCCTTCATGCGCAATACCCAGCAGAAATACGACGTGATCGTGGTCGATTCCACCGATCCGATCGGACCGGGCGAGGTGCTGTTCACCGACAGTTTCTACGGCCATGCCAAGCGCGCGCTGACCGAGGGGGGCATCCTGGTGACGCAGAACGGAGTGCCTTTCGTCCAGGGCGCCGAGCTGACCAATTCGATGCGTGCCTTCAAGGCGCTCTTTGCCGACTGGGGATGCTACCTCGCGACGGTGCCGACCTATGCCGGCGGCCCGATGGCCTTCGGCTGGGGCACCGACGGTCCGGGCCGCGCGGTGTCGCTGGCCGAGCTCGAGGCCCGGGCGGCGGCGGCCGGGATTTCGACCGAGTATTATACCCCCGAGGTCCACAAGGCCGCCTTCGCGCTTCCGGGCTATGTCCGCCGCCTGATGCCCTGAACCTCTTGCGCGGCCAGGGACTCTGCTGCCATCGGCCCGCACATGAGAACGCCCGGAACCGGCAATCACGCGGTTCCGGGCACCAGCAAAGGCCAAAAAGCGCGTCCCCGGCTATCCGATCATCCCGCCCTTGTCGCCAAGGGTCTCGTAATGCCGCTTGAGCCGCTGCAGCGCGATCCTGAGCACGATCTTGCCCGAGCGCGCCGACCAGCCCATGCGCTTCTCGGCCTGCTCCAGCCCCTCGAGAAAACAGCAGCAGCGCAGCGCCACATCGCCAAGCCCGGGCCCCAGCTCGCGCAGCGCGGCGCTCACCCTCTCCCGGGCCGCGCCCGGCCCCTCGGCCGGACCGTCATTGCTGAAGAAGGCGCCGCGATCGCCGCCGGTCAGGAACCGGTCCCAGTTCTGCGCCACCCGGGGGCCGAGCTGGGCCACCTCGAAATCCTCGCGCAACCGCTCGCCCGCCGCGACCAGATCGGGGCTGAGGAAGGGCTTGCCATCCTTTTCCTTGCGCCGTGCCAGTATCGACAGCGGCGACTCGGCCCGGTTGAAGCGGATCCGCTCGGCCCGCGCCGTCTTGCCCTCTTCCCAGTCGCGGTGCTGCTCGGCAAAGGGCGAGGCCGGCTCGGCCAGACCGTCGCGCCGCTCGGCCTCGCGCATCTGCAGCCGCTTCAGCGCCGCCCGCCCGGCCGTGCTGATATCGTAGATCGTGACCCGGCCGCGATTGCGGCAGACGATCCAGTCCTTCAATGCGAAG is part of the Rhodovulum sp. MB263 genome and encodes:
- a CDS encoding ABC transporter permease, giving the protein MERLSWTGGLGPWLVPVLGAALIALALAALAHPLALLAAGRGGGAGPEAARTGPGIAVRVTGGLLRLSLRAVAAVLVAFLIGGILASPEAKGILGRIATRLWPVWLSLGASFALIALFRRRLGLLGHLLANPAGAVGLGLVVFWVFVALFAGQIAPFDPVTDVIAGMKNKPPGTPLPGSDGTAYGYYLLGGDALARDVFSRAVSGARVVLAIAPAATVFAFMVGITLGLPAGYLGGRLDAGLTFLANLVLAFPVILLFFLLVTPEIVAMGVPRYMAGVLFLFPLIFLTILWNARFRTRPRLCAGLIAATLALGGWLYAGLAWSADPLGILALPPGALIVFVSVVFVNAPSVFRIMRGLTLDLRARDYVAAAQTRGEGAWYIMLWEILPNARGPLLVDFCLRIGYTTILLGTLGFFGLGLPPESPDWGTSINAGRGLLQFVPFPPLVPAIAIMSLVLGLNLLADGLREESLKE
- a CDS encoding dipeptide ABC transporter ATP-binding protein; the encoded protein is MTEPLLVIDRLSIGFSSRKGDIPAVEAFSLSIRAGEAVGLVGESGCGKSTVALGILRDLGPSGRITGGTIRFRGRDLGQLPANELRRIRGNEIAMVYQEPMASLNPAMRIGRQLMEVPMVHAGASRAEARALAEAMVADVGLPDPARILNAYPHQLSGGQQQRIVIAMALMSRPALLILDEPTTALDVTVEAAIIDLIRGLGRKYGTALLFISHNLGLICEVCDRICVMYSGEAVEHGPVRSVFERMRHPYSQALFRAIPRPGTDKTSERLETIPGRFLMPQDRPRGCNFAPRCAHAIPGLCDATEISMRPVPDATGLPGGHEARCLRFEEIDWQSRASAPANPPQGEIGPPVLTVTDLRKYYEISSGGLFGRRRPALIRANERLSFEARTAETLAIVGESGCGKSTLARVLLGLETATGGQVRLHGRDLQNTPVQKRGARTVADLQMVFQNPFDTLNPAQRVGHQILRALEVFGIGKTRRARRARMFELLELVGLPRDFAERLPRQLSGGQKQRVGIARAFAGNARIVVADEPVSALDVSVQAAVADLLMEIQRSQRTTLIFISHDLSIVRYLADRVMVMYLGHVVEIGLAAQVFAPPYHPYTEALLSAVPVADTRIEKTRILLEGELPSALNPPPGCPFQTRCRWAHRVPDDLCKRNLPPMVERAAGHSILCHLPPETLDEMEPVFRTAPE
- the rpsI gene encoding 30S ribosomal protein S9 yields the protein MAEEIKSLDELQSVVSGTPAASADENAPREPVRDSFGRAYATGKRKDAVARVWIKPGSGKVTVNGKDINAYFARPVLQMILRQPFTVAGVEDQFDVMATVAGGGLSGQAGAVKHGISKALQLYDPSLRGALKAAGFLTRDSRVVERKKYGRRKARRSFQFSKR
- the rplM gene encoding 50S ribosomal protein L13 encodes the protein MKTFTATPADIEKKWIVIDAEGVVLGRLASIIAMRLRGKHKPSFTPHMDMGDNVIVINADKVQMTGKKRSDKKYYWHTGHPGGIKHRTAAQILEGAHPERVVTAAVKRMLPGNRLSRQQMTNLRVYAGAEHPHEAQNPEVLDVKSMNSKNTRSA
- a CDS encoding collagen-binding domain-containing protein, with translation MKTEFLLGAALAVSLGGAAPAATLSASEILSQFSIVTAGDLDTNQDNYGRAYVGGDLVASSGKADFANRDMPGSAYPDVIVEGDARGPGAIRIGSGGTTLAVRGDVSVDTVQFGVERTGEVLVGGTLSEGTRQNINNKETPTFDGVRVESGLQGDAGFEALFPTDMVATLNKASEDLSALAATGTATVSGGNTLKIDATSGGLNVYNFDISDFGGAIGQIDFSLGASDTLILNVSGSSILFEDNLLGLQASDGQRIIWNFYEATSVTLDRMVYGTVLAGNAALTNSTAIEGNVFAASAVLRGQVHLQPFAGELPSTDPAPVPLPATLPMLAAGLGLIGAMRRRRT
- the speD gene encoding adenosylmethionine decarboxylase produces the protein MTDANLFRLGIGLETGAHAEDHRGHPAADATRDVFDVARDDHFIRREGRIFAGTHLIIEVVDGDGLDDEDRIQKAFRDCVDECGATLLHIHTHKFSPQGVSGVAVLAESHISVHTWPEIGYGAFDVFMCGDAEPWRAVDVLRTAFNAGDIRVKELLRGEDVVAARVAA
- the speE gene encoding polyamine aminopropyltransferase: MTDTLIPGWTLERLHNGYGQALEETELLYDSRTEHQRLRVFENPSFGRVMTLDGVVQVTEADNFIYHEMLTHVPILAHGAARRVLIVGGGDGGMAREVLRHPAVEEVTMVEIDAGVVEFCKTYLPGISQGAFDDPRLKLVIDDGAAFMRNTQQKYDVIVVDSTDPIGPGEVLFTDSFYGHAKRALTEGGILVTQNGVPFVQGAELTNSMRAFKALFADWGCYLATVPTYAGGPMAFGWGTDGPGRAVSLAELEARAAAAGISTEYYTPEVHKAAFALPGYVRRLMP
- a CDS encoding DUF6456 domain-containing protein, producing MHRQLQSAPAWLPRAARLYLAHIEGGVSLRALARIEGCHPSTVMRQVRRVETRRDDPLIDDALSRLGAEPVPSDDPQKETPYMSSTMRSRRPVADEATISREALRILRRLNEPGSFMAVARDMEKAAILRESGGGQTTRTAVVDRSVAEAFALKDWIVCRNRGRVTIYDISTAGRAALKRLQMREAERRDGLAEPASPFAEQHRDWEEGKTARAERIRFNRAESPLSILARRKEKDGKPFLSPDLVAAGERLREDFEVAQLGPRVAQNWDRFLTGGDRGAFFSNDGPAEGPGAARERVSAALRELGPGLGDVALRCCCFLEGLEQAEKRMGWSARSGKIVLRIALQRLKRHYETLGDKGGMIG